CACCGGCATAGTGTTTCCGTTCGAGCCAAGAGTCTCGAGAGGTAGATCGTCTCCATGGCTCCTTCCGATCTTTCCCGGTCGGTCTTATGCAACCGGAAGGCAGGACCGTCCCAAGGGCACCAACGTCCGGGCCTGGGCGCTGATCTGGGACACGTTGCCAGGAGGCGCAACCATCGTCGCCCGTGCCGGCATCGACCTCGCCGCCAGCTGTCTGTGCGGCCTCCGTCAGCATACCGGCCACGCTCCGGCCAATGGCATTCGGAGGCACGGCACTGATGAAAAGGTGATCCTGGCAGCGAGAGCAAGAACCCGCGAATGAGGCGCGCCTCGCGACTGCCCGCCACCCGGCGGCAGGCCTGCGCAGACCGCCATCGGACACGCGACGTGCCCGCGCGCGAAATGCAAGCGTTCAGGTCGGTCGAGCCGCTGATCAGGCCCTTGCCTCTTCGCGGGCTTTTCTGGCGTTCTCGATGATCTGCTGCTGGATGTTGCCGGGAACGTTCTCGTAGTGCGACAGTTCCATAGTAAAGCTGCCTTGGCCTCCGGTGATGCTGGACAGCCGCGAGTGGTAGTCGGACATCTCGGCAAGCGGAACCCGGGCGGAAATGACGCTCAGGCCGCCAGGGAGCATTTCCTGGCCTTCCGGCCGACCGCGACGCGACGCGAGATCGCCCTGGATGTCTCCCACCTTATCGTTCGGAACGGTCACCTCGACGTGCACGATCGGCTCCAGGAGCACCGGCTTGCACTGCATGAAGGCCTTCTTGAAGGCCTCGCGGCCGGCGATCTGAAACGCGATGTCCTTGCTATCAACGGGGTGCGTCTTGCCGTCAGTCAGCCGCACTTTCACGTCGACGACCGGATAGCCGGCGAGCACGCCCTCCTTCATCTGGGCCTGAATACCCTTGTCCACACTCGGGCGGAACGACAGGTCGATCGCTCCGCCAAAGATTTCGTCAATGAACTCATAGCCCGCGCCGCGCTCGTTCGGCTCCATGGCAATGATGACCCTGGCGAACTGGCCTGCACCGCCGGTCTGCTTCTTGTGCGTGTACTCGACGTCCTTGGTGCTGCCGGTGATCGTCTCGCGATAAGGGATCTTGGGCGGCTTGGTATTGACCTCGAGCTTAAAGTACTGAGCCATGCGCGACAGAATCGACCGCAAATGCAGGTCGCCCACACCGCGGATCACCAGTTCGTGCGTCACCGTGTCGCGATCGGCGATGAAGCAGGGGTCTTCATCACAGAATCGAGCCAGGGCCCCGCTGACCTTGTCGGCGTCACCGCGACTCTTGGGCTCAATGGCCAACGAGAACATCGGGTGCGGGAACTTAGGCATGGCGATGGTCCCGCCGCCGGCCTCGAATCGCACGACGTCGCCGATGTGGGCCTCGATTTTGGCCATGGCGATGATGTCGCCGGCAATTCCCTCATCGATCTCGGGGTGCTCGGCCCCCTGCAGCTTGTGGAGCTGTCCGGGCCGCTGCGATTTTCGATCGTCGCCAACATAGATCTGCGAATCGGACTTGAGGCTGCCGGCATGGATCCGGCAGACGGAATACTTGATATTGCTCTTTGGGTCACTGAAGACCTTGAAAACCTGCCCCACGAGCTTCTCGTTCCTGTCGGGCCTGACGGGCGTTTCAGTTTCATCGACCTTGAGAACGCGCTGTTTGCCTTCGAGGGGTGAAGGGGCAAATTCGGCGATAACGTCAAGGAGTTCAGACACGCCCACCTCACCGCGAGCGTCGGTGAACAGGATGGGAACGAAGGTTCCGGCCACGATCGCTTTGGCTACTACGGCGCCAAGCCTGGTCACGTCGACCTCGCCGGTTTCGAGATACTGCTCCATCATAGCCTCGTCGGCCTCGACGACGCGTTCGATCAGAGCGGTATGCGCCGAGGCCACATCCAGAATATCCGCCTGGCCGTCGCTCTGCTGGAAACAGTCGATCACCGCCCTACCCTTTTTGGCCGGCAGGTTCATCGGCTGGCACTCGTTGCCGAAGAGTTCCTGCACGGCGGCGACGACGCCGGCGCAGTCGGGGTTGGCCTCGATCTTGTTGATCACGATCATTCTGCCAAGGCCGTGCTCCTTGGCCCGCTCCATCATCCGGCGGGTGTTGACTTCGATGCCCGCCGTGGCCGAGATAACGCAAATGGCCGTTTCGACGCCGGCCAAGGCTGCGATCGCGGGGCCGATGAAATCCGGAGCGCCGGGGGTATCCACAACGTTGATCTGCCTGCCCTTGTGGGTGACGTGTATAAGGGCGGAATCAATCGAGCAACCTCGGTTCTTCTCCTCGTCCATGAAGTCGAGGTAGCTGCTCTTGGCATTGACGTCGCCCAACCGGTTGGTCGTCCCAGTCGCATGAAGGATGGCGTCGCCCAGCGACGTCTTACCCGAGGATTGGTGGCCGACGAGGGCCACGTTCCGGATGTCAGTCGTACTGTAGTTTGGCATCTAAATCTCCGCTCGCAGCAAACGACCCGGTACCCACCGTCCGGGTAACAAACGAATTCCAGGTCAAGTCG
Above is a window of Phycisphaerae bacterium DNA encoding:
- the fusA gene encoding elongation factor G, which encodes MPNYSTTDIRNVALVGHQSSGKTSLGDAILHATGTTNRLGDVNAKSSYLDFMDEEKNRGCSIDSALIHVTHKGRQINVVDTPGAPDFIGPAIAALAGVETAICVISATAGIEVNTRRMMERAKEHGLGRMIVINKIEANPDCAGVVAAVQELFGNECQPMNLPAKKGRAVIDCFQQSDGQADILDVASAHTALIERVVEADEAMMEQYLETGEVDVTRLGAVVAKAIVAGTFVPILFTDARGEVGVSELLDVIAEFAPSPLEGKQRVLKVDETETPVRPDRNEKLVGQVFKVFSDPKSNIKYSVCRIHAGSLKSDSQIYVGDDRKSQRPGQLHKLQGAEHPEIDEGIAGDIIAMAKIEAHIGDVVRFEAGGGTIAMPKFPHPMFSLAIEPKSRGDADKVSGALARFCDEDPCFIADRDTVTHELVIRGVGDLHLRSILSRMAQYFKLEVNTKPPKIPYRETITGSTKDVEYTHKKQTGGAGQFARVIIAMEPNERGAGYEFIDEIFGGAIDLSFRPSVDKGIQAQMKEGVLAGYPVVDVKVRLTDGKTHPVDSKDIAFQIAGREAFKKAFMQCKPVLLEPIVHVEVTVPNDKVGDIQGDLASRRGRPEGQEMLPGGLSVISARVPLAEMSDYHSRLSSITGGQGSFTMELSHYENVPGNIQQQIIENARKAREEARA